Genomic segment of Verrucomicrobiota bacterium:
CCGCAGGTGAAGGCGGCGTCACCGGCAACGGCCACCACATGATCCTGGCCTCCATTCATGTCGCGCGCAGCCGCCATGCCAAGCGCCGCGGAAAGCGCTGTTCCAGCATGACCCGCTCCGTAGCAGTCATGCTCGCTCTCGGTGCGTAGCAGGAATCCGTTGAGGCCCCCATGCTGGCGCATGGTCGCCAGGCGGTTCCGGCGACCTGTCAGCATCTTGTGGATGTAACCCTGATGGCTGACATCGAAGAGGATCTTGTCGGCCGGTGTCTCGAAGACACGATGCAGCGCGATCGAGAGCTCAACCACCCCGAGGTTTGGCCCAAGGTGGCCTCCTGTTTCGGACAGGGATTCGATCAATTCCTCCCGGATCTCCTGGGCAAGTGCGGGCAGGGCACTCTCCGGTAGTTTTTTCAGGTCGGCCGGGGAATCAATACTCTCCAGCAAGTGCCGCGGGTGCTCCGAATTCACGATTCCTCGAACGGCTTGAGCGCCGCTTCACCGCGACTGTTGCGCGTGATGATTTCTATCCGCTTCTCGGCCGCGTCGAGTTTCTCCCGGCAGATCTGGAGTAACTTCATCCCCTCTTCATAGCGCTCGATGAGCGTCTCCAGGGGAGGAGGAGTCTGCTCGATCTCTTCCACGATGCTCTCAAGGCGACCAAGCGAGCCTTCGATGGATGTTTCGACAGCAGTATTGTCTTTCACGGATGGGGCAGAGTTGAGGGTCTTCTGTGAAGCCTTAGTGGGACGACTTGCGTGCCCAACGCTCGGTGTCTGCGTACAGGATGCATTCGCCGTTAATCGGCAGCGGAGTGAAGCTCTTCAGCAGGAAATCATTAATATTCACGGTCCGCATGATGACGGGACCCCAGTCTTTGTAAGAACCCTTGAGGAGATCGATAAAGGACTCGCCTGCAGAGATTGGAGTTAGATAGAGGCCGACGATCGGCGTGCCAAGGCTTCCGAAATCCGAGATCTCGTTGAACTGCCTGACTGTTTCTGGAATCAGCAGGCACTTCCTGTTGGCGTACCAGGCAACTGCCCAAGGCATGTCCGAGGAGAGGAGCTCTTGGGGCTTGAACCAGTTTTGAAGGACCGAAATGAAGGGCGGCACATAAGGGGGCCACTGGATGCGTGCCTGCTGTCCGGTTAGCAGGGTGAGGATCATCGGAATTCCGGAAATCAGGAAAATTGCGGTCAGGAAGGCGATGCGGAGGGCCTTCAGGCTGATGTTAAGCCTGTTCCAAAGCACCAGGATGAATGCCGTTCCGAAGAGGATGAAAATGGGGATAAAAATCACGTGCAGCTGGTTGCCCGACACTGCTCCCTTCACACCGAAGAGTGCCATGCCCAGTGTGAGACCAATCCACATGATCAGAATCACCCATCGCCAGACCGCAGCGGCTGGATTCTTGAACGGATGAAGAAGCGAGATAAAGAAGGCGACGACGGTGATGTTCAGTCCGAGGTACTCCCAGAGATGCGATGCCTGATCGAGAAGGCCAGACCTGATCTTGCTTGCCATGCCTCCGCCCAGGGTCAGGCCGGTATTCACTCCACGCATGACAGACTGCTCCGTAACGCCCGCTCCCGCCAATGCCATGTAGATGGAAAGGCCGAAGGGGTTGCCGCAGACAGAATAGTTGCGAAGCAGCCAGGGAAGCACTGTCAGCAGATAGATGAGAAAGGGGACGAGAAAGGTCACGACCCGCGACCGGAATGCAAAAAGGCAGAAAGCCAAAAACCCCGGAACCAAGAAGAAGGTGACTCCATGGGTCAGGGACATCAGGCCGAGACCGAAGGCACCGCCTCCGAGCCAGGCATAGACTGTGAGGTGGTTCTCTTCTTCCTCCGCATTCAGGGCCTT
This window contains:
- the xseB gene encoding exodeoxyribonuclease VII small subunit; this encodes MEGSLGRLESIVEEIEQTPPPLETLIERYEEGMKLLQICREKLDAAEKRIEIITRNSRGEAALKPFEES